The Penaeus chinensis breed Huanghai No. 1 chromosome 12, ASM1920278v2, whole genome shotgun sequence DNA segment tatatatacatatatatatatataaatatgtataatatatatatatatatatatatatatatatatatatattatacatatatatatacatatatatatatataaatatgtataatatatatatatatatatatatatatatatatattttatatatatatatatatatatatatatatataaatatgtataatatatatatataatatatatatatataatatatatatatattttatatatatatataaatatgtataatatatatataatatatatatatatataatatatatatataatatatatatatatatatatatatatatatatatatatatatatatatatatatattatcaaggaGGCTCAATGAAAAACATATtagatacatacacttacatataggaggaaaaatatctttaaatatttcattataattgtgatttttttttctttttttctttttactatgtTCTTTGGAAATTCTCAAACTTACTTCATTATCATATGCTATTTGTATGTTTGGAATAAGCAAAAGTCCATGTACATGGACCTGGGTAACTGCCGACCCCTTGGTGCTTAACCTTGCTACACTAAGAAATAACCCGAGATGAACTCTAACGGTTGAATGATAGTTTCCTCATTCATATTACAAATACTGTGCTCTAACTAAATgacccctctatccccccctcagAGACAGTCCCCTTAAGAGTGATTTAGTATATAAGAATTTCCCTCTAGTCATATGAACAAAAACTGATATATATGACTGAAACTTTTAAATCCGGCATTAATACCATGAGCAAACAAATGGGAATTATGAAAagactaataacaatacttataataaaatagtataatagtgaaaataatattaagtgACCAGTTGTACAAtggtaaataacaataacaatctcaCTATGAAAGTAAAACCACCcacaacaattataaaagtaatacataccttacaataaataaaaaaaaaataaaaaaaaaagattaaaaaacagTTTACCTTCTGGCTAAACACACCTTATCCAATCCAAAGTACCCGCAAACCACCCACTGCCACAGACTAGAAATCAGTGACACGGCCCTTGCGTTCCCAGTCCCCGTAGCGCGTTGGTTCCGGTCCCCGAGGGCCTCCTACCTCCCCCGTGCTTGGGTTGACATTGTCAGGGAATGCTGCTAACGGTTCTTTCTCCTGGAATGGGTGCTGACCAGCTGGGGTCTCCTGGTCATCTAGTTTGCCTGCAAGCACAAGAGAGAGAACTCAAGCAGGGGCAATCAATGGATAAAGATGGATATTGGGAGCCATAATCAAGcctgtgatcataataatagtagactattatcatcaccaatactaattatattgtaaatgttatcatcaacatttttatcattattattattataattactctatatatatatatagtaatatactatatatagtattactctatatatatatatattatatatatatatatatatatatatatatatatatatgtatatatatatatatacatatatacacatatacacatatacacatatatatatatatatatatatatatatatatatatatatacatatatatatatatatatatatatatatatatatatatatataatgtgtatatgtgtatatgtgtatatatgtatatatatatatagatatatatatatatatatatatatatatatatatatatataccttcatacatacatatacatatatacacacacatataatatatatatatatatatatatatatatatatatatatatatatacacacatacatatataaatacatatatacatatatatatacacatacatatatacatacatatatacatata contains these protein-coding regions:
- the LOC125031138 gene encoding succinate dehydrogenase assembly factor 4, mitochondrial-like; this encodes MSLQYNVFRQMRVVMSPLSRKMASSAGSSDGEACGRSQPKKAKTPIGKLDDQETPAGQHPFQEKEPLAAFPDNVNPSTGEVGGPRGPEPTRYGDWERKGRVTDF